A genome region from Gigantopelta aegis isolate Gae_Host chromosome 3, Gae_host_genome, whole genome shotgun sequence includes the following:
- the LOC121366618 gene encoding threonine synthase-like 1 → MFRTQLRRRHVGVYQIKELFRRFLRSTVPGGRLFPNKDNVILMGSPGSGKTTTSKILGKLLSKPVIDIDDDHLEPLWGMSVAEKRQQVGDAEFVEEEGQALLQFSRQGCVVALTGSNPLHRQAMEHIASTGTVVFLDVPFSDITERQKGMKVERMVGYSDGRNVEDILKYRQQFYEPSYDVRIICEEHATPTAVAQQIQSALDNLTTDKGYVSTRSAAHPKQRISFLDTVLTGVADDGGLYVPAADTPTFTTGELKRLLKCSYAERALRILEKWIAPYDLKPQRLWEFCQKAYTNKVFDHPDIISVHHLEKNQYIMELFHGPTASFKDLALQLTAQFFPLAIQQAAAHGSQQKYLVLVATSGDTGGAVLDAFSRHDGVGEVGVVVFYPVHGVSELQQHQMTTMTGTNVHVVGVDGDFDFCQSTVKRLFNDKTFTQTLLSQYNCKLSAANSLNWSRLLPQVVYHVSGYLDLVKQGVLALGDTIDICVPTGNFGNILAAYYAKRMGLPVRYLVCASNINNVVTDFLQSGMYDLRGRKLHRTTSPAVDILKSSNLERLLYHLHDNDGDHVRTLYESLETKQYFQILETMIDELCVVFQAGSCTERECRQTVVNTFKKTGYILDPHTAVAKSVADQQTDDSVPMLISGTAHFAKFADGVLPLLNQDLKTNLPVPELIQRASILHARPAMHAGLTAMAHKHVPHTSVCDAKREDIMKHISILAGRLV, encoded by the exons ATGTTCAGAACACAGCTCCGACGACGACATGTGGGGGTCTACCAAATTAAAGAGTTATTTCGGCGTTTCTTACGCTCCACGGTTCCTGGTGGCCGCTTGTTTCCAAATAAG GACAACGTGATACTGATGGGCAGTCCCGGCAGCGGCAAGACAACTACGAGTAAGATCTTGGGGAAACTTCTCAGCAAACCCGTCATCGACATCGATGATGACCACCTGGAACCGTTGTGGGGGATGTCCGTCGCAGAGAAG cgtCAACAAGTGGGAGATGCCGAGTTCGTGGAGGAGGAAGGCCAGGCCCTGCTTCAGTTCAGTAGACAAGGATGCGTCGTAGCGCTGACAGGATCCAACCCGCTGCACCGACAAGCAATGGAACACATCGCTAGTACGGGAACAGTCGTCTTTTTGGACGTCCCGTTCTCAGACATCACAGAGCGCCAGAAGGGCATGAAGGTGGAGAGAATGGTCGGGTACAGTGATGGACGGAATGTGgaagacattttgaaatacaGACAACAGTTTTACGAACCTAGCTACGACGTCAGAATCATATGCGAGGAACACGCAACGCCAACAGCTGTAGCTCAACAAATCCAGTCTGCCCTCGATAATCTAACAACGGACAAAGGTTATGTGTCCACCAGATCTGCCGCCCACCCCAAACAGAGAATATCCTTTCTAGACACCGTGTTAACCGGAGTAGCAGACGATGGTGGTCTGTATGTCCCAGCAGCCGATACACCGACATTTACAACTGGGGAACTTAAACGCCTTTTGAAGTGCAGTTATGCAGAAAGGGCGTTAAGAATTCTAGAAAAATGGATTGCACCTTATGATCTAAAACCACAACGTCTGTGGGAGTTTTGCCAGAAAGCTTATACTAATAAAGTCTTCGACCATCCAGACATCATTTCCGTGCATCACCTGGAGAAAAACCAGTACATAATGGAACTCTTTCACGGACCCACGGCATCGTTCAAGGACCTGGCTCTCCAGCTGACGGCTCAGTTCTTTCCCTTGGCTATACAACAGGCTGCAGCACATGGATCACAACAGAA GTACTTGGTACTAGTGGCGACGTCTGGTGATACTGGAGGAGCGGTGCTGGACGCGTTCAGCAGACATGATG GGGTTGGTGAGGTTGGAGTCGTGGTGTTCTACCCAGTGCACGGGGTCAGCGAGCTGCAACAACATCAAATGACGACGATGACAGGAACAAACGTACACGTTGTTG gaGTGGATGGCGACTTCGACTTTTgtcagtcaacagtaaaacgGTTATTCAACGACAAAACCTTTACACAGACCCTGCTTTCCCAGTATAACTGCAAACTTAG TGCTGCTAACTCTTTGAACTGGAGTCGACTTCTTCCACAGGTGGTGTATCACGTCAGCGGTTACCTGGACCTCGTCAAACAAGGAGTTCTCGCACTTGGTGACACCATTGACATCTGTGTCCCAACTGGGAACTTTGGAAATATCCTTGCAGCTTACTATGCCAAG AGAATGGGACTTCCTGTCCGGTACCTCGTCTGCGCATCCAACATCAACAACGTGGTGACCGACTTCCTGCAGTCGGGGATGTACGACCTCCGCGGTCGCAAGCTGCACCGCACGACGTCACCCGCCGTCGACATCCTCAAGTCGTCCAACCTGGAACGACTGCTGTACCACCTGCACGACAACGACGGCGACCACGTGAGGACGCTGTACGAGTCGCTGGAGACCAAGCAGTACTTCCAGATCCTAGAAACG ATGATAGACGAGTTGTGTGTTGTGTTCCAAGCGGGTTCGTGCACCGAACGCGAATGCCGACAAACAGTCGTGAACACCTTCAAGAAAACAG GTTATATCCTGGATCCACATACGGCGGTTGCTAAATCGGTGGCCGATCAACAAACTGATGATTCTGTTCCTATGCTCATCTCTGGAACCGCCCATTTTGCGAAATTTGCAGACGGGGTACTCCCATTACTGAACCAAGACTTGAAAACCAACCTGCCAGTCCCTGAGCTCATCCAGCGAGCCAGTATCCTGCACGCGCGGCCCGCAATGCATGCCGGTCTGACGGCCATGGCGCACAAGCACGTGCCGCACACATCTGTGTGTGACGCTAAACGCGAGGACATTATGAAACATATCAGTATCCTAGCAGGCAGACTCGTCTAA